The stretch of DNA TCTCAAAATCATTTTGTCTCTAATACTAATGCCATTGTCTGGTTAAAAGGCCCTCAGTACTTTGCACCTGGATCACTACTGCTCAAACATTTCAGTTTCCTGACTGGTGTCTATTACTACCTGCTTAAGTTAATTTTTCACAATTTCTGTAAGATATGAAAAATAGTAGCTCATGGATGAGTGATTTGTATCATGAATACCTTAAGTGATGGAATAAAATTCCCCTCAAAAGTTTCTTTGAATTCAAGTATTTTGAATATTGATACTTACTTTGGGAATGCATCAAAACAGTAGGTTTTCTTGGTATCAGGAAAAGCAACTCGCATTCCTGAGGTCAAAGGAGAATGAAGAATAACAGCAGCACTCTCGTACCGAGCAGCAAGATCCACAGATGGTACTGTCCCTATACTTTGGCCATATATAATCACATTTTCAGGGCGAATGCCATATCTACAAAGTTcagaaattggaagaaaaaaaaaaaagagttggacTGGTATGGAAATGTTCAATCATCCCTAACAACTTAACTTTGTAACCGAATGACTTAGACAATGTCAACAAAGTTATATCTAAACTTTAAGTTTCTTAGTCATCACTATTATATTTAATGCTATAGTAAAATCTATTGTCTtagcttatttcatttttcaatttcatCTTTTGGAAAAATTGCTgaggtctttttaaattttaatcttaaaaatttatttattaaaccatTTATATAATTCAACACATTATTGACTAAATTTGGGACATATTATTATCACTAATATTTTAATGATTGATATTTAATAGATAGTATTTATCTTCCATTAAATGTAAGAAACATTACTTCTCTAGACATCAAAAGTAGATCGTTTCCTTTTCTGAAGTTGGTCATATTGGTGAAAATGTGACATATAGTTACAGTATAGAATGAATGTACACATTATTTTAGCCAAGAGCAAATTACTATATTTCTTGAAATATGCCATTACTTACCATAGAAATGGATTAGTGATTGAAAAGATAAGATGAATGAAAATTCCAATGACATACAATTCAGTTAATTATGAATACACTTCATGCTAAAATCTCAAGAGTATTGCTTTACTCCCTTTAAAAAGGGTTTGGATTTAAATACGTAAACTCACTGAACTCAGTAATATTGGGCACacactatgttccaggcactattACCTGTCTACAATATAATTGTCCCAACTATAAACTACTGCAAGTGCAAGTGAGATGCTACAGGAGCTAATGAATGTGGGGTTAAGGGTTAAGTGACATCAAATATACCTTTCCACTTCAGTAATCACTTCTGGCTGCTAAGGGCCATTTGATCAACAGCTTCTAATCTTTTGAAAAGGTAATAGAGCTTTCCAAATTATCTGAGCATTCACCAGGAAAGAACAAGACAAGCCCTGTATGCTCCCTATGGCCCTTTCCAGGGGCACACACCTATTTGAACTATCCAGCTAATGACATCCCCTCCCATAGTTTCTTCCAATCAGTCCTACAACTCAAGCATTTGGATATTTCCAGAGTTTGGGTTCCATCTACTCCAGACTGACTCTAAATGTAAGTAAACGCAGAAAAGTTTTCTTTACAACAGACCTGGCTGTGCATACTTTATAGGAATGAAAATTGGGAAAATGAACATTTGCAGCATCAGCATAACTCTTAAGGCTGCACAGTTGCTGTTAGCTGAGTAGCAGCATTGTTGGTGGCAACTATGGGTTTTAGGCTAAAGTTAGTGATGGGCAAGGTTCCAGAGCAGCAGAGGCAGCTGCCAATGTCACATCAGAGGACTCCGAGCAATAACAGAATTTCAGAATAAAAGTTAGAAAAGACTTTAGAGACTATCTACTCTGGTTCAGCTGCTTACTGAGCAGATGTTCAAAGTCAGAGTAAGTTAGTGACAGACCTATAATTTGAACCCAGGAATCCTGACTCCCAGTCCAGTGTTTTTTCTATTACAACACAAAGATGATGATTTCAAAATTTGTAGGTGAAGGCTCCATAGTGAATATTAGTCCCTTATTTTCTCTTGATAGATCAGAAGTTCAGAAACTTAGGGTTATTATCAATTATCCTAAAAAGAAGACCAGACCATTCAAGTAATAACCACTTAAGTTCATTATTTACTTTTCCCTTCCTGATTACTTAAGAAGCACTAACAATAAAGGCTGTCTGCTTTAACTAAGCATATTTAAGAAACATACTAGTCCACTGGAGTTACCCTTTAAAATAGTGAATTATGGTatacaaattatatctcaaatctGTTATTAAAGAATACATattactgccctggccggtgtggttcagttggttgggcatcatcctgtgcagtagaggttactggttcaattcccagtcagggcactcaatccctagtgggggatatacagaggcagctgatcgatgttgccctctcacatcaatgtttctctcttctcccttacactctctctaaaaaacaattttgTCATTTAAGGTGGTTTTTAACATTCTGTTCTTCTACCCAACCCTGAACTCCTTTCCTGCTACTTATATTACTtaccatctatttttttcttattcatcaaATACGTTTTCATATCATTTCAACTGATTTAAGAATCCCCTTTATATAGAACTTTGCTATGAGAGTTgagttttattatatatcttGAAGGGGTAAATGGTTCTAAAGACATTTTCCAAAAAAGGCTATGCCTACTAACAAAATTGAAGTGGTTCTTAACTAACGGAAATCATTCctatttaaacattaaattagaaacattaaattttctttttctttatattctgttgatactattacagatatccccattaACCTCCTCCTCCCTACTGCCCTTGCCTACCTCTACTTAGTCCCCAccagctccttccctctggccatcaccacactgttggtctgtgtccatgggttatgcatatatgttctttttcttttctttatgtccTTAGCTTCTAACTAAAATACTGTGGAAGTCAGGCAGCTTACCAATGTCTAATAGGAAGAATAACTTATACTAAGATATCTACTTACTGTATGCTAAATGATGAGATAATATACCGACGTTTTAAAAATTgcgttattttttaaaaagatttttaagtatCCTGGTGACTAGATAAGACTAACACAATTTCTAGTTTCCAAAAAAATGTAGTTATAAACAAAAAACTGACATAGTAACAGAAATTATGTAAATGATTTATCATAGCATTAACTTTTCTTCACTTGAGAGCCTCTCCAAATTTTGAGTCCAGAATGAAAGTAAAATCTGTTTTATagaatgaaaactttaaaaatagttccATTAAGATATCTTTAAGCCACATCTTCTaggaaataattatataaaataatgcaaaCCTGGGTTAAGGATTTTGACAAAAAACAATGCATCCTCTTATACTGTTAATGACAGGTCAAGTCAATGAGTAATTAGCTAAATCACATTTTCTCTCAATCTCGTGAAATGCTgcaattttgaaaatacattttttatattacaCTTTAATAAGTTCAACTACAATCTAATTTTAACTCTTCATAGGTATATAATGATAAATATAGTCTCTATTTAGCActttaaaatgtgttataaaaAGTCTATATTCTAATACAAGACAATTTTCCCAAGTATGGAAAATAATTCTCAATCACCATTTACCTTGTCCTAAGAGCAAGCCAAGCAGCTTCTATGTCTGCATAGAGGTTCTTCTCCGATGGTTTCCCGGAACTTGCACCATATCCAGAATAATCATATGAGAATATATTACAGTTAATCCGTGATCCCAATCCTATGTAAAAGCTGCTCATCTGACCAAGATCAACAGCATTTCCATGTGAGAAGAGTAAGGTGTATTTGGCATTGGGTGAGCAACGCACAAACATGCAGGCAATTCTGTTGCCTTTACTGGTTCTAGTCATGAAACACTCCATAGCATCTTTTTCTCTAGAAGAGTACTGCCAGTCAGCTCGTTCTGATAGGTGTAAAGTCCAGCGGCTTCCACTTTCATCACACATTAGTGTGTAAGTTGGATCAGGTGGCAAAAATGCTAATTTTGAAGCAATTTTCCCTGGACAAGGTGGACAGCAGAAGAGGCAACATAGCTCACTAAATGAAAGATTATTCAtcttctgaaaaagaaaagaagatagcAAATGTTTTAATTGCTGAACTGTGCATTCTGCATTCTCATACAATAGAAGGTTAAAACAAAGACACCAGAAGTCAGTGTCTACTACTATTATTTCAAGTATCTTCAACCAAAACAGATTTTGGGAATCTTTCTAGAAATACTGTAATTCCTGGATGAGGCAAATGTTCCTGATCAGGAGAGAGACTATATGTTTCAAATAgtaatgattatattttaaagtatttacccaaaatatgaaaaatacaagAGTAGAAGTAATGTTTATTTCCCTACAAATATCAACTCAGTAAGTATAAAATCATATCTTTAGTATAGTTTGTAAGTTCTGTGAAAATTCTCAGAATCTCATGGAGAAGCTAGGGATTTAACATAATATAGTAAATATGTAATAGAGTTATGAAACATTTACTATTTGTTACTATTGTGCTAGGTGTTCTATGCATATTTCCATGTTTAATCCTCGAAACAACCTTGTATGTTGGTCTCTCACAACGTGAGGCAGTGGTGGAGTCAGGATTTGACACCTGGCTCAATCACTATATATCACTGGGCTACACTGTCAAGGGCTCTCGACACTATTATACCAGAATCTTATCATTTTAGCCGCAGTGCCAGAGGcccaaataatttataaaactttaaatgtaTGCATGCACGTAATCACTGCCCATATTAAAAAGGCTGTAATATAAAGTCCATTATGGAAAAAGGTAAAATCCTGTAAGAGTAAAATTTCTTAAATGGTTAGGtgggaaagaacaaaaatatttgtagCCAGAGATGGGGGTGGAATCCcaactctaccacttactagctgtgggtctttgggcaaattatttaccTTTTTCACTCTCCTTGTTTTTATACGTGAGGCCAATACCTACACTGAACAGAGTGGTTGTGAAGAACAAGTACAATAATATAGTTTAGGCACACAATAGAATAATGGCCAGATAGTTGGCTCACTTAGGAATATTCTACTttcttctgtcttttttattaatattttaaaaatatccaccTCATATTAACTCAGGAACAAAAACAAATGCTTGTTTGCCCTACCAGCATTTCCTTCTATGTTGTCTTTTCTCAAATTCCTATGTTATTTTATCAATAAAAGACCTTTGCTTAGTTCCTGGTACCTGATTTTCACCAAAAAAATCTAAATACAAGGATAGGAAAAAATGTACATTATACCAAAAATGAGAAATTACCTCAGGAGTGACTAAAGAGgtgaaaatatttggaaagaaaagaatGCCCTTTTCACTTACTACTGAATTAAAATCTAGTTTGTATTGCTCAATACAAGTGTGTTTATTTCCTACTTTGAGCTAATTAGATGGAAAGAAGCAAAAACAGCACAGACAGAAACAAGAGTTGGAGCGACATAAAGGGCTTTAAAAGAAAGTGTATCTTGGATACTGGGAAACAATTTTACttgttattttacctttattcCTCTTCAGCCTTCAAAGCGAATATAGCCTGAATATGTTAATGTTTTAGTCTGATTGGAACAAGAGCTAGAACAAAAATGACAACTGGGTATTGTCTCTAGTGGCAAACTCCCTGAAGTGTTATGTGCTAAATAGGATTCTGAGGGCATATCCAGGGCTTGGCAGGCAAAGAATGTGTGATAAATTAGCAATGTTTATGACAGAATTTGGCTACAAATTTATTATTCTGGTCAGGAGGATAAAAGACCTGGTGAAGAAAATGGAAGTAAAGGGAGGGGAGTTCAAAGGGTCAGTTCCAGAGAAAGGGATGACCTGGAAAAAAGTTGAGGTGGAAGGTACAATATAGCAATGCTGTGTTAtttcttgcccctcccccccgtctTACCAGTATATGCCATCAACTGCTGACCCACAATAGCTTATTAAAAGCTTGATTAATAAGTAAAATGTACATAGCTAGACTATGTTTCTATAATTTACCTCTTGAACATGAATACTTTTATATACTCTAAGAAAGTAATTTTGAATTAAACATGGCTGGCTGAACATATACAATGCTTCAGAGATGCCTCTGGGGATGAACACCAAAGGTGAGCAGCACACAGGAAAGCTGCAGTGCTAGGGCCTGGTTTAATGAAGTCAACCTGACCTTCTTCAGGGTGGCAGAAGAAAGGATTCCCATCACCACTGCCTCAAATCCAGATAACTGATGTCCACTCAGTAACAAAAACTTGCAAATTAGCACCTTCCTAATAATAAGCCTGATATAGAACAGCAACATGGatttgcttaaccttttgcactcagatgtcgagtgtgactcgacgcggttagcattagaataaaggaatcgagaaaaaagcaagcgagtgcaaagggttaaaagttattttctccttttctgtgtgaaaaatttcacaacagaagtataaataaatcaaataatcagagttgagtagttactgaggaaaaacattttattcttaataaaaaaatttaagaatcattaaaatatcttgtcaaatttagattattttaagtcttgtttgttttatataaaacacatttgaataaaaatgccatttacTAGTCATTTCATGGCAACAAAATCTTGAAGAGATATGGCAGTGAATAATCATAGGGGGAAAGTATTAGACAACTCAGAGTACACAAAAGCCATAAAGGGGGGCGGCCTGACAACTTCTCATGGTGGTTGTTGCTGGTGGGGTGCAGTGGGGCAGTGACTGGTGCCTGGCGGGTGTGCGCCCAGCCCCGGCCTGGCCTccacgtgcccccccccccccccccccgcccagggctcTGCACCCCTGATGCTGCTCAGGTGCCGACCCCACCCGGCCGGGACAATGGTGAAGTATTTCCTGGGCCACAGCGTGCTCCGGAGTTCCTGGGACCAGGTGTTCGCTGCCTTCTGGCAGCAGTACCCGAATCCCTATAGCAAACGACATAGTGCATCGGGAGGCGACCCCTGACCAGAAGCTCCGGTCCCGGAGACTCCTGACCAAGACCAACAGGATGCCCCCTGGGCCGAGCGACTATTTCCTGCCAATGTTGCTCACTCGGTGTACATCCTGGAGGTTTCTATTGTGGACCCACAGAACCAGACCATGACCATCTTCACTTGGAACATCAACCACACCTGGTTGATGGTGATGGAGTTACTGTGTGAACTCTGATAACAGCAGCTGGAGTGAAATCCACCGGGAAACTTGGGTCTCCTCTAGCTTATTTGGGGTCTCCAGAGCTGTCCAGGAATTTGGTCTCGCCCGGTTCAAAAGCAATGTGACCAAGTCCGTGAAGGGTTTTGAATGCACCTTGGCCAAGCTGCAAGGTGAGGCCCCTTCCAAAACCCTTGTTGAGACAGCCAAGGAAGCCGAGGAGAAGGCAAAGGAGACGGCACTGGCAGCTACAGAGAAGGCCAAGGACCTTGCCAGCCAGGCAGCcaccaagaagcagcagcagcagtttgTGTAGCCAGCGCAGACCCTGGTGCAGCAGCACACCACACCGCCGGCTgcactccctctgccctcccccctggATTTTATTATTAAAGGTCAACTTCCAGCCTGATCTACTCCTTGGGTAGTGGGTTGGAGATATCTGTTTGGCATCTACAGTGCATCAGACATGTTATCCATGTCTGGGCCAGGCCTGCTTCTTTCTGCATTGGATAGCTGAGGAGAGATTTGCCCAGGGTCATGGACAGCATTCAGGCAAAGTGGTCATAaacactagactgtaagctccatgagggcagggacctttgttttctttctctgctgtGTTCCAAGTATCTGGAACAATACCTAGCTCataatagacactcaataaatatttgttgaattaaaaaaaaaaagccataaaggACAGACAATAAATTGAATGACTTATAGAATTTGGGAGCCAGACAAACAAGGATTTAAAATAAGCTATaacaaagttgtgtgtgtgtgtgtgtgtgtgtgtgtgtgagagagagagagagagagagagagagagagagagagagaacgaagtAAAAAAGTGTGCCAGAAAAATCCATCCAGCTGGAATCCCtgatataacaaaacaaaaaaaatcagt from Eptesicus fuscus isolate TK198812 chromosome 15, DD_ASM_mEF_20220401, whole genome shotgun sequence encodes:
- the ABHD17B gene encoding alpha/beta hydrolase domain-containing protein 17B, with the protein product MNNLSFSELCCLFCCPPCPGKIASKLAFLPPDPTYTLMCDESGSRWTLHLSERADWQYSSREKDAMECFMTRTSKGNRIACMFVRCSPNAKYTLLFSHGNAVDLGQMSSFYIGLGSRINCNIFSYDYSGYGASSGKPSEKNLYADIEAAWLALRTRYGIRPENVIIYGQSIGTVPSVDLAARYESAAVILHSPLTSGMRVAFPDTKKTYCFDAFPNIDKISKITSPVLIIHGTEDEVIDFSHGLALFERCQRPVEPLWVEGAGHNDVELYGQYLERLKQFVSQELYSSL